Within the Novosphingobium sp. SL115 genome, the region TCGTTAAAAAATCAACATCAGGCGTGGCCTCCATTCCTCCGCGTCTGAGCCGCACGATATTGATTTAGCGCGCTGTCTTTCGCCAATTTGCGTTGTTCAGTGCCATTACCTTCGGGACCGATGGTGAATGGCTTCCCGATTTTCGACTGACCCACAGCAACTTTCTGGCGAGCAGAACATGTTCTGGACCGGCTGGCAGACACTACGCTGTTCATCATTTCACTCGGCCACAAACACGCCGCTGAGAAAATGGCGCGCTGCGGCGATGCCGAATTCGCCTAAGCGCCGCTCATTCCTGCTTGCTTTTGCGGCGCATCAAAATTAGATTCCGTGTTCTAAAAATTGGAGAGCGTGCGTGGAATCTCGTAGAGCGGCGTTGAAGCTGGCGGTTGCCGGGGCATTTGCAGCGTCCGGCGGGGCGGTGGGCGCAACTTCTGGCCGTAAAGCGAAACCGCACGCACCTTCACTTCCGGGACAGAGTGCACAAAGGGCGGCAGGGCATGTGTGGCGGCCCGGATTTGAAGGCCAGCGCAAGGCAGACCTTGGTGATGGGCGTTACCTGAACCCCGTGCTGTCGGGCGACTATCCCGATCCGTCAGTCCTGAAAGACGGCGACGATTATTACATGACGCATTCGTCGTTCGATTCCGCGCCAGGCCTGCTGATCTGGCATTCGCGCGATTTGGTGAACTGGCGCCCCCTGGGGCCTGCGCTGGCAAAGCCGCTGGGCACTGTATTTGCCGTGGACATCGCCAAGCACGATGGCCGCTACTTCATCTATATCCCGTTTATGAAAGCGCCGTGGTCAACGCTGCCCAGCTTTGCCAACACTTACGTCATTCACGCACCTTCGATGGAAGGACCGTGGAGCGACCCGATCGATCTCAAGGTCGGTGGTCTGATCGATCCTGGTCATATCGTGGGTGAGGACGGGCACCGCTATCTTTTCTTCAACGACGGCAAGCGCGTTCGGCTGACGCCGGATGGCCTTGCAACCGCAGGTCCGGTGGAAACTGCCTACAAGGCGTGGCGCTATCCTGACGACTGGATCACCGAAGCCCATTCGCCCGAAGGGCCGAAGCTGTTCCAGCGCGGCGAATACTTCTATCTTGTCAACGCAGTTGGCGGCACCAGTGGGCCGGCGACGGGCCACATGATCGTCGCCGCACGATCCCGGTCAATCCACGGACCTTGGGAAGACTGCCCGCACAACCCGATCCAGCGCACATTGTCACGCGACGAAATGTGGTGGTCGCGCGGCCATGCGACCTGTGTCGAAGGCCCCGGCGGACAGTGGCACATGGTCTATCACGGTTACGAAAACGGGTATCAGACGCTGGGACGGCAAACCCTGCTGGAGCCCATCGAGTGGACCGCTGATGGCTGGTTTCGCGCTAAGGGCGGGGATTTGTCAGCACCGCTGCGCAAGGCCGGATCAGCGACAGGCGACGACGCTATTGTCCATGGCATGCCGCATTCGGATGCGTTCACGGATAACCGGTTGGGCAGTCTGTGGGGGCTTTACGGAAGCCCACCTGCCGACACCGCACGGATTGCGATTGGCGGTGGCGCTCTTGCCCTGACCGCCAAGGGCAACGGGCCTGCCGATGGCGTCGTGCTGACCCAGCAGGTTGGCGACCGCGCCTATGAAGTGACGGTCGAACTGGAACTGGTCGGAAGCACCACCGGCGGGCTGCTGCTGTTCTTCGATGATCGGCTGTTTCTGGGCATGGGCATCGATGGCGACCGAATGACCACATATCGCGGCGGCAAGGCATCCTACTGGCCGGAACCGGCCCCCGCATCGCGCAAGATGCACATGCGTATCACCAATCAAGACCAGATCGTGACCTTCTATTACAGCCTCGATGGACAAGCCTGGACCCGCCACGAAGTTCGCAGCGAAGTTTCAGGCTATAACGCCAACACCGTGGACAACCTGCTCAGCCTGCGCCCGGCGCTTTTCGCGTGCGGCGAAGGCCGCGTGGTGTTCCGCAATTTCCGGTATCGCGCCTTGGCATAACCGGCATTTACCCGGCCAGTGCGCGGTTGCGGGCTGGATCAGCGTGAAACCGCGCGGGTCAGCAGGGGCACAGCTCCTGCCTCGGCCCGCTCAATCGGGGCCAGCAGGACTTCGCGCAGTTTGGCCTCGACCCGTGCAGGACTGTCTTCCAGACGGATGGCATCGTAGAACTGGTCTGCGCGGTCATAAACGATGGCACTGCTGGTATGTTCGATGGTGTAACTGCCATCGCGGTTGTTCTGACGACGGGCAAACACCGCAGCGTGATCGGCAACAGAAGCGATCACGTCCGCGCTGCCGGTAAGGCCGATCATGGGCGCGGGAAACTGGCGAGTGAACGCGGCCAGCACTTCGGGGCCGTCGCGTTCAGGATCGACCGTGATGAACACGATGGGCATGGTGCGGGCCGGTGCGCCCAATGCAGCGCGGGCCTTTGCCAGCCGGGCAATCATGGTGCTGCTGATTTCTGGGCGCGCGGTATAGCCGAACACCACAAGATAGGGCTGACCTTTGAAGTTCGCCCGCTTGACCAGCTTTCCATCTGCACCGATCAACTGATAGCGCCCATCATCGTCAACGCTGGTTTCCGGCAGATCGGGCGAGGCCCAAGACCATGCCGCCGCGCCCAACGTGGCGGCAAGCGCCAGCATGAAAGCCGCAGTGAACGCAAGCGCAGGCCCGCGCCGAAAGCGACGCAAAGATTCCAGAACCCTGAAGCCTGACCCCTGCATTACGTTTCGATTAGCAGGGCTTTCATGTTTGTCATCAGCCGTTGTATGCTTTTCATTCCGTGGCGCGCAATTTGTAAGTCCAGATAGCGCTACCGTTAGCCGGCAGCGTTACCGACCATACGGTGCGCCCATCCTTGCGCCCCACTTTGCCCAGCGTGGGCCTTTCGCCACGCACCTGCACCGCAGGATTGGTGGCAAGGCGCGCTTCAAACACGACCGGCACCGGCCGGGCATTGCGCGCGGTAAGCTGGATGGTCTGTGTGTTGCCCTTCTGATCCAGCGTTTCGGCCTCGACCGTGACCTGCGTGGCCTGCGCCAGCATGATTTCCACGTCCTCGCCCTCAGCCCGGTCGGGCAGTCCGCCCTCACCCGCCAGCAACACGGCATCGCCGTGGGGTTCGAACACCGCAACAGGGCCACCGGGCAGCGGCAGGCCAAGCCCTTCTTCCTTGCGGTTGCGGGTGCGCAGCATCTGGCGCACTTCGCCCACGCTATCATGCCACACTTCGGCGCGGTAAAGCGCGTCGAACTTCACGCCCTGCTTTTCAGCCAGCGCCACCTGCTTTTGCGCATTGGCCGCCACGGTGACCGGCACGGGCACGCGATAGAGCTTGAGATCGCCCAACCCTTCCTGCTGGACTGTGACGAGGGCCTTCATCTCCATCCCGCGCCGAGCCTGCCCGGTGACGACGATATCAGCCATTTCGGCCATGGGGGCGGGCGCCATCATCATGGGAGGCGGCGGCGGTGGTGGAGCAGGCGGCGGAACCAGACTGCGCAGGAAACAACGCATGACCAGATCACCGCCGCTGGGCCTGATGCCCTGTTCGCTGTCTTCGCGGTTCACCTCGCCTGCAATCACCGCCGTTTCGGCATCGGCAAAGCTGGTGGAATCGCTGCTGGCCAAGGTCACCCATGCCGAAAGGTCAGCGGTGCGTCCATCAGGGTTCATCCGCACGACATAGTTGGTCTGCCAGTCGAACCCCCATGCGAGATAGGACAGCGAAAGCGTGGCCTTTTGCGCGGTGGGGCTGTCAGTTTCGATCGACAGGGTGGGCCGGGCGGAAAGGTCGGCAGGCGCTTCGGGATAGATCAGCGCGTCGTTGCTACCGCCACAACTGGCGACTTCGAAACCGCTGGCGGTCTGCACAATCGCCGCGCCATCAGGGCCAGAGCGGATCACCGCGCGTTCTTCCTTCACTCCGCCTTTGCCCGGCAGGGTGCGGCGCAGGATGACCGGACGCCCGAACATGCGGGCATAGAGGCTGCGCGGGGATAACAGATCGGCGTCGAGGTTCTTTTCACGCACGCCCGCGGGCATTCCGCTGACAATCGCGCTTTCGGGGAACAGCCCCGCAGCCACGCCTTCAAACCGAATGGTGGCGCGGCCTGCGGGAATTTCGACCGTGCGGGTTTCGGTTATCAGCGCGTAACCTTGCAGCCAGTCGAGATCCATTGCGGTATCGCTGTCACGATCAGGCGCGCGATAGACGCTGACGGCGACGCCTGAAGGAGCGGCGGAGGTGACCACCGCCTGACCGAATGCAGGCACGCCGCTGCCCAGCAGCAGCGCAAAGATGAGCGCGCGGCGCATCGGCGCGATCAGTAGCGTGTGTCGAACTGGACGGTCAGCGTAGCCTCGCCATTGGCGGGGACCGGCACCGCCCATGTGCGTTCATCGGCGGAGCGCTGTTCACCCTTGATGCTTTCGGACGGGACACGGGTGTCATGCCACCAGCCATCAAGGCCCGCCTGCACCACTTCGACGGTGACGGGCGATGCCTTGGCATTGGTGACCTTGTAGGTCATCGTCGTGCGCCAGAAGGTCTTTTCGTCTTCGACCACCACTTCGCGCGGGGTCTGCCCGTTCACGCTGATGCGATAGCGTGCGGTGCGTTCCCATTCGCCGCTGGCGATCTTTTCGCGCTTTTCGACAACGGGTTGCACCTTAACATCAAAGGCTTCGCCGGTTTTCAGCGCAAGACTGGACCCCATGGGGGTGTGGCCGATGGTGTTTTCGCCAATGAACTGGGGCTGGCCGCGTGCATCGCGCATATAGACGCGCACCGTGCCTGCGGGCAGCGCATCGCCAAGGCCGCCTTCGCGCGATGAGGAGAAGCGCAGCACGCTGTCGGCGCTTTGCGGTTCGGTCTGGCTGGAGAGCCAGCCATTGCGGAAGTGATAGGCCTTGGCAGCAGGAGCGCCTGCCACGTCGAGGAAACTGACCTGCTTTTGCTGGGCATTGGCGACGGTGGTGCGGCCTGCGATGGGATAGACGTAAAAATCACCCAGGCTTTCGCGATTGGCGGTTTGGGTGCCGGGGCGGTTGCCGGGCATGATCTGGCGCTGTGGGCGATAGCCCTGATTGCCGTCACCCACCGACCCTGCCACCAGCAGGACTTTGGCCTTGCCGAAGGTAGTGCCGCTGTTGTTGTTGAGCGTGATCCAGCCCTGCACGTCAATCTTGCCCGCCACTT harbors:
- a CDS encoding family 43 glycosylhydrolase, which gives rise to MESRRAALKLAVAGAFAASGGAVGATSGRKAKPHAPSLPGQSAQRAAGHVWRPGFEGQRKADLGDGRYLNPVLSGDYPDPSVLKDGDDYYMTHSSFDSAPGLLIWHSRDLVNWRPLGPALAKPLGTVFAVDIAKHDGRYFIYIPFMKAPWSTLPSFANTYVIHAPSMEGPWSDPIDLKVGGLIDPGHIVGEDGHRYLFFNDGKRVRLTPDGLATAGPVETAYKAWRYPDDWITEAHSPEGPKLFQRGEYFYLVNAVGGTSGPATGHMIVAARSRSIHGPWEDCPHNPIQRTLSRDEMWWSRGHATCVEGPGGQWHMVYHGYENGYQTLGRQTLLEPIEWTADGWFRAKGGDLSAPLRKAGSATGDDAIVHGMPHSDAFTDNRLGSLWGLYGSPPADTARIAIGGGALALTAKGNGPADGVVLTQQVGDRAYEVTVELELVGSTTGGLLLFFDDRLFLGMGIDGDRMTTYRGGKASYWPEPAPASRKMHMRITNQDQIVTFYYSLDGQAWTRHEVRSEVSGYNANTVDNLLSLRPALFACGEGRVVFRNFRYRALA
- a CDS encoding SCO family protein — its product is MRRFRRGPALAFTAAFMLALAATLGAAAWSWASPDLPETSVDDDGRYQLIGADGKLVKRANFKGQPYLVVFGYTARPEISSTMIARLAKARAALGAPARTMPIVFITVDPERDGPEVLAAFTRQFPAPMIGLTGSADVIASVADHAAVFARRQNNRDGSYTIEHTSSAIVYDRADQFYDAIRLEDSPARVEAKLREVLLAPIERAEAGAVPLLTRAVSR
- a CDS encoding DUF4139 domain-containing protein, translating into MRRALIFALLLGSGVPAFGQAVVTSAAPSGVAVSVYRAPDRDSDTAMDLDWLQGYALITETRTVEIPAGRATIRFEGVAAGLFPESAIVSGMPAGVREKNLDADLLSPRSLYARMFGRPVILRRTLPGKGGVKEERAVIRSGPDGAAIVQTASGFEVASCGGSNDALIYPEAPADLSARPTLSIETDSPTAQKATLSLSYLAWGFDWQTNYVVRMNPDGRTADLSAWVTLASSDSTSFADAETAVIAGEVNREDSEQGIRPSGGDLVMRCFLRSLVPPPAPPPPPPPMMMAPAPMAEMADIVVTGQARRGMEMKALVTVQQEGLGDLKLYRVPVPVTVAANAQKQVALAEKQGVKFDALYRAEVWHDSVGEVRQMLRTRNRKEEGLGLPLPGGPVAVFEPHGDAVLLAGEGGLPDRAEGEDVEIMLAQATQVTVEAETLDQKGNTQTIQLTARNARPVPVVFEARLATNPAVQVRGERPTLGKVGRKDGRTVWSVTLPANGSAIWTYKLRATE
- a CDS encoding DUF4139 domain-containing protein; this translates as MRGILVLAAAALPGVATADMALAQAAQSPVAPSAQGDVSLTIYNNDLALVQDVRQMALPTGRSRQEFPDVSAQIRPETVTLNAGGTGIVEQNFDYDLLTPDKLMDKSVGQTVTLVRTNPATGAETRESALILANNDGTVVRIGDRIEVLERYGARVIYPSLPAGLRARPTLSVTLDTTNPGARPVALSYLSRGFGWKADYVALFDEVAGKIDVQGWITLNNNSGTTFGKAKVLLVAGSVGDGNQGYRPQRQIMPGNRPGTQTANRESLGDFYVYPIAGRTTVANAQQKQVSFLDVAGAPAAKAYHFRNGWLSSQTEPQSADSVLRFSSSREGGLGDALPAGTVRVYMRDARGQPQFIGENTIGHTPMGSSLALKTGEAFDVKVQPVVEKREKIASGEWERTARYRISVNGQTPREVVVEDEKTFWRTTMTYKVTNAKASPVTVEVVQAGLDGWWHDTRVPSESIKGEQRSADERTWAVPVPANGEATLTVQFDTRY